The DNA sequence attgtaataataataacaatggaAGGTCCTGTCATCAACGAGTCCACATTCTCCTCCGCCAACCCTTCCTCTTACTCTCTCTCTGAGATTTGGCCCGCCACCGCAACCACCTTCACTCCCATCCACAACCATAAGAGGAAGGAATCATCCccctcctcctccaccaccaccgccaccgccaATCACTTGGTTTGCCTTCTCTCTTTCATATGTAACTGTATGCTATTTGCAGTTATTGTTATGCTGAGCTGGattatagttagttagttagttagttacagTTAACAACAAACTATTCTTACCAGCTGAGCTAACTAATTGATTGCTTGCTTACTTACTCACTCTGTTTTGGAAACTGAATTTCGTGTTCTGGTTTGGAGCAGAATGATTCGTATGGCAATAAGCATAGGAAACTGGAAGGATCCTTCCAGGAGGAAAACCGTGCTGGCGATTCAAAAGCCGAGGTAGGTGCCAGTTTAGTTGCCGGTAACAAGTTAGCTCGGCAaggtggtggtggcggcggcggcggcggcgctgCTAAGCCTTCTTGTGAGCAACCGCCTAAACAAGACTACATCCATGTGAGAGCCAGGAGAGGCCAGGCTACCGATAGCCACAGTCTCGCTGAgagagtatatatttttttttctcacttTTCGAACTTTCTTTCCTCTGTTTCTAAATGAGCTTTGCTTGTATGAGAAGTATTCgaattctttttttctccttttatatatatatgtatgtttgtttatgtttgttACTTGTTAAGGAGCATATTGCTTATGATAACAAGTTTTCTGCAGGCCAGGAGAGAAAAGATTAGTGAGAGGATGAAAATTCTTCAAGATTTAGTCCCTGGATGTAACAAGGTACTAATCTTATCTGTTGGATCAGTGATATATTATTGTTGCTATATAATTTAGATTTTGatttaattgaatatttatcTTTGTTCTGTTTTGTTTCGTTCAGGTAATTGGCAAAGCACTTGTGTTAGATGAGATAATCAATTACATACAGTCGCTGCAGCGTCAGGTTGAGGTAGATCTCTTTGTTTCGTCTGTCATGATGGAGCACTACCCATTGATATTATCTTTCGTTTGTACCAATGAATTTAATTCTGAGAAATATATCTTGATTTTTGCAGTTCCTTTCAATGAAGCTTGAAGCAGTTAATTCAAGATTGAACATGAATTCTGTTGTTGAATGTTTTCCTTCAAAAGACGTAAGGCCATCATTTTTTTCCCTTAATCCGCATGGCTTAGATAAATgtttaagcaaaattcaatataaagttCTATATACTATGACATTCTTAAACCAAAATGATTAATTTTGTAGAAGACTAATCTTAATTGACGAAAGTCAGAGCTTGCAAGTAAGGGGTCAATAAAGGAGGTGTGTTACTGTGTAACTACTAACAGGCTAACAAACTAGATGTTTTATACATAGATAACTAAGATAAGGAAACAAGAATACAATAGAATGCACACAGTTGATATTgtccgaaaataataataaacaagctAATAAGGTTGATGAAATTGAGAAAACATGGGCGAACCCATTTTTGAACCAatgaaaatgaataagaaaattttGGAAAGGAAGAAAACTGGGATGCAGGATTGCTTGATAAATATGACACCAATATTTTGAATGTCTGGTTTGAATGGTTTGTGGAAATCTTCAGGACCTTGCAAACCTTTCTTTGTTGCCTAAATATGAATTAAAAGGGGCTTAACAAAAGAACAAGCTAGATTGTTTGTGAATCTGTGGATCCAGATTCATCTGATCAAGTTAATTGTTATGCAGATTGATTCCATGTAAACATGGTTAAACCAGTTACTTAACTAGTCAAGGGACTGATTCCATGTTTAATTGTTGAACTGTGGCAGCCTCACCCTTGCTGTGctattaattttgattaatactaattgatttagttttgatGAAGACATTTTTTTTCCCTTCTAAATTTGCAATATTATTATTCAGGAGAGCCGCATTCCAAGAGTTTACGTTTGACATCCCATGTATTTGTAATTCTGttcatgtatatatgtatatcttGGTAAAACATTTATATCTAGTTTGCGGTTTTGTGTAGAGTTTCTCATATTTTTCAATCCTTAACCTTATCGTACAGCCTATGTAGTTATATTATCACTTGTATGCATGTGGCTGAtaggattttatagaaatatgaACTTAAACATTTGAAGTGGAAAGCAATGCTGATTTAATGGGGCTGATAGAATTTTCATAGGAATATGAGCTTTAACATGATGGAGAAGTGGAAAGCCTCCCTGAACTTAATTTGCAACTCCCACACCAGAGACTCAATAAAAGCTAAAGCCTAAAAGGAGGCATTTCAGTATGTTGCTCTTAGTAACAATTACTGGGCTTCTCATGTATGGAAgaatttttttttcctctttaaaACACAAAAAGGAACCTCAAAGCAGCAATATTTTCATTATTAGCTGAGTAAAAAAACTTAGTTGGACCATTTGATTGTTTGAAATGGTCCCAATTTGTGTTCGCATGTGTCTGTATTGAGATCCTTTTAAATACCTAGTGGGAAACCTTATCTTAAAAGCTAGCTATTAAGAGAAAGAACCATTCTCTTTAAATAGAACCTTAAGCTTCCCATACGGTTGTGGGACTTTTGGCACTTCAGAATACCCAACTCCCTAACAGATTCTCAATatcattctttttccttttggttttattaattattattgttattattataattataattaatatttatgtatgtTGGGCTGCTGGCTGTGTATGTGTTGAATTTTCCTTGTATTTCCTCTTTTTAGTAATAACTTGAACATACTTTTAGGTGCAAAGTGACTTATTTGAGTCATGGGATGACTTAGCTAAACAAATCCTAGTGCTATATCAATGAGCCCTCCGACCATCTTGAAAATTTGCAGGGTTCTCAAAGATAGAGATTCTCAATTAGGACATCATCTTCTTCACTTTGTGTTTGTTCTCTAGACCTAGAACATTTATCTACACCCTTTCTTGTTAGGACTGTTTATGTTCACAATATTGTGATTTTAATAAGCTATTCTACAGGTTCAGGTTGGTAATCAGCCATTTGATATTGCCGGAATGATATTCGGATCACAAGCAACCAGGGGGTATGCACAGGGATCACAATCTGGATGGCTGCATATGCAATTAGGAGGTGATTTCGATAGAGTGGCATAATTTAAAGGAGATTCATTGGGAATGAGAGATCAAATAGTGTGGTTGGTTTTCCTTTTATCCATTTAACAACCCAGTCAATTGGTGCAGAGTGCCGTAGGTCTGTACGTCCATTCTCATAGTATGATGTCTTTTGTAGGAAGTGTATCTAATCTTCATGTGCAACATCTGATAGGCAACTCAAATAATCTTTAAGTGTGTATTGTTGTCTCAAATAATCTGATGTGAATGAGAGTAACTTCTCTTCTTATTttctatcaaaaaaaaaaaaaaacttctcttcttttttgctccttcaggagtttagGATGCATTAGCAGGCAGCCGTTTTTCCATTGTTTtatagttatttaattatatttgtaaGCATGGAGAATATTGAATTATTGATAGCAATTAATATAAAACTAATTAAggaattgtttttttttaataaaagaaagaaatgactATATTTTATGCGtgtaaaagaaattttaaaaaatatcactaATTGCAAAATTGAGAATTTACTTGTGGTGTAGTGAAAGTGCTTCGATGGCTTTATAGAACAGGATAGACAtatagaatagaagaatagaatagaATGGTATAGACAGTATAGAAGTAGTGCAGTAAGATCAAACATAAGAATATACATTTGCACTAGGATAAAAAATACAGAGTTAATGTTCTCTCACAAAAGGTTACATTAACATTTTGCTTACAACCAGAGACAGCAGTAGTATAATTTGGATTTATTACATGTGAGATAGAAGTACATGCTAATAATAAGAATAGGGAAGTactgaaaatagtaataaaaactAGTAAAACCCTAGACAACACAGGCATTGTGAGGGATGGAATGAAGTAACCAAAATAATCACTAGTAGTAGAAATCTCAAAGCTACCTAGTGTTTGTTTCATCACctgtctctttctctttctctatctctttctctttctctttctctttctcggcTACATTCTTATTTTGCAAGGATTGGTCTCCACTTTCTGCCGCCACCTCTGTCTTGTGTTCTGGcttcttattcttattttgtaaGGATTGGTCTCCACTTTCTGCGGCCACCTCTATCTTGTGTTCTGGCTTCTTCAGCATCCGGCCAAGAAGATATGTTTTCTCTGCTTTAACACCTTTCTTGGGGTCATtttctccattattattattattatcctcaCCTCCTTCGGCTTCAGCATGAGATAATTGAGCTTCCTTGATCTCTTCCTCCGGAAGTGCTCCATACTTGTTTCTGTAAACATCGCATTCGCTTTCTAAAGCTTTGACTTCCTCCTCTAGTTTAGCAAGCATTTCATTGGTTGCTTGCAAGTTCTCTTGTTCATACTCTATCTGCTCCTCCATCATTCTTTGATATTGCAAAGCATCCATCTGTAATGCAGCCTTCTCTTCTTGCAGGCGGGTGATCATCGCCATGGCGTTCTTCGCAGCAATAGCCGAAGCATTCCTTTCTTCATCCAACTCCATGCAAAGAGCCATGAGTGATTTATGATCCATATGAACCTGCCTTTTAAGAAGCGAGTTGGGATCATCTCCTTCAGTTTGAGCAGTTGCCTCGTTAGAATCGCCAGCCTGTTCTGTCTTTTCCAGTAGTGATTTCCTAGTAGTCCATCTGGGGCTGGTGCTTGTAGAAGTTGAATCTGTTATTGGAACCCAGAAGAACCTACTCTGAGTAGATCCCTCTGCAACCTCAGTGGCGATTTCAGTTTTTTCCAGTGGCGATTTCTTGTAAGACAATTTAGGACTGTTGCTCGGAGAGTCTGAAATTGGGAGCCAAAAGAACTTGCCACCCTTTAAGAAAGTTGGGCTTCTTGGAGACTCGCCAAAGAACTTGATACCCTTTGCAAAAGAGGGGGTTGTTTTGGGGGTGGTTTCACTGTTTCCTTCCTCACCTTCTGCCAATGGAGGCAAAGAGGTACTTTTTGCTTCTTCTCTTActgtataaattttgaaaagaacgTTATCAAAGTAGGTATATGACTCCATAGTGGCATCATTACTTCGAATGCAAGTAAATCATACAATAGCACCTTTAAGAGCAATTCCATTGCTCCGTTTCAGTTCAATTTCGTTTGGGAGTCATAAAATATGACCTCAGTATTTCTGATACCACAATGtcataaataataatcaattcattATAAACTTCATATAAGGTGGCAAAATTTTGATTCTCCACCAAAGTGAAACCATCTCTCTAAAATGAGATTGGTCTCATTTCACCAATCATCTCCAAtacaaagtaaaatttaaaaccGTTTCACTTCATGTACACGTCAAATTTTAAACTCCAAAAACACTCCATTGGATACTTTAAAAACCTGAAACAGATAAAATTGTTTGCTAGAATTCCATGGTCAAACTGATGtaacattattgttattattcccATCAACTAATGACGTGTATCCCAAGAAATTTAATATACTTACATCTGATCTTTAGAGTTTTTCCACTGCCATCTTCATTCTCTGACAGAAGCCTGAGTGCTGCGGATCGGACATGAGGCGATTCAAGACCACTGGATTCCTCATTCTTTGATGCGGTGTTTGGATGAGCTCGCGGTGAGGCGGCCGGAGCTCGCAAGTGGGCGCCTGAAGTCTTCCCCTTTGAGACGGAAGACTTGGTTGATGTCGCTCCACAGCATGCACACTTGTGAATCCTGCCTTTCTCAAACTGCATGATCCCATCGTCCTTCAAGCTCAAGTGAACTTTTTGTCCATCTTCTACAAAGAATTCTAGATCCCTCTGAAGAATCCCTAGAAGAGACTTATATGTCTCTGAATCGGAATCCTTCCCGCTCGCGAATGAAAACAGGCACCTTTCGCACATCTTCCTTATATCAGTGATCTTCTTGTGTTGGGtgcagaaaaacaaagaagaaatcTCTTTCTTGTGAGATTCACACCAACAATTGTTGTAATAAAAAGTTGGAGTTCTATGAGCTAGAATATGTGCCATTCTAGTGCACAACCAACATGGGATTTGCAATTCAAAATACACAGCTAATTCATTAGCAAAAAGTGCAATAAACCCATCAAGGAAAAGAAGAATTATCAACACCCATTCAAGCAATACATTCATCAAAAAGAGTGGCAGCTTTCCCAATTTTTGCTCAACAAAACGAGTAAATGGTTTAGTGGCCATGTTGgcttattctctttttattttttctttaatgttTCATGTAACAATGGTGGGTGACTGGGTGTTGTGACGGTTGAGGACTTAGCAGAAATGGAACAAGAGAAGGAAGATCACATGaccttcattttttttatttttttcttgtgcCCTTTTCACTTCCTGGCGGAGGAAAGAAGATAGAAAGATTTTTGATTTGATAACAAGTGAAGAATGTTTTGGGTGGTGGAACTAATTTTTGgctaagaagaaaatgaaatagaaGGGTGCATGGAGGGTGGTTAGTTAACGTTGACCTAAAATACCGGTAAGAATGGGAAAAGAAGGTtttcttatctatttttttttttttttttggtgtggtTCATTGGTTTTCTTGGTTGAGTTTAGTTTGTTAGATTGGTTGCTTTAATTAGCAAGTTAGAGATCCTTCTCTACAATTCATTACTGTATTTGTATCCATTTATtactttttttcatcatcattgttaaacaaataatatttttcttttttattgtttacGTAAATTATGAATTCTATTCTTACTCTTCTTACGAATATATCTCTTCTCCAATCTCCACCgtgcttttataaaaaaaaatagaagaattatctaaattaatcctaaaaaattttaaaaacggatattttaatcctaaaaaaattaatacatagatCAATCTTTAAAGATTTACTTTGACAGATAAATCAGTTTCCAATTTATTTTTCagcagagtaattacccaaattaaTCTCCAAAGATTTTTCTTTGTCAGACATAACACTCTTTGTTcattttacttttactatatgTTGCCATTATTATTATAACTTAGCGGTGAACATATAAATGATGATACTAGCATATTAATACATTCTTCTCATTAAAAACAAGTAAGGTGAATAATGATATtttgaaatccaaattaaaatattttcttttaatacaaacatgttttttaaaataggaaatcctttgattatattaaatacaaaaatatcaaatagtttcAACCATAAATTTCTTttagaataatctctaataattttattattattattattattattattattattattattattattattattattattattattgagtgactatatataaatatatatataaatttaataaataaatttatcattacttttatttaaaaaatacaaaattatggTACATTATTAttgtataattaataataataataattttattttacatttttttggACGAAGGACTCTTATATATGGTAGAAAAAAatattggagattgatttatgtattaatttttttagggactaaaatatccgttttcaaaatttttggaaATTGATATAGGTAATTATTCTGCCAAAAAATGAATTGAGAACTAATTTGTctgtcaaaataaaattttagaaattaatttgtgtattaattttttttgaaaattaaaatatccGCTTTTAAAATTCTTGAAAGTTGATGTGGTAATTACTCAAAAAAGTAAATTTGAAAACAATTGGACTATATATAACTGAAACACATCAAATTAGgtaaaatattgtttttattttaggaGGGTATTGTAGCATCATATTGTATGAttaatttatacaaaaaatatactgcctaaataataaatgaaatttaGTTACAAGAATAGATGTTTTTAATGATGGTTACCAAAATGTGTATTTATGAAGATATTAGCAGGggaactaatttttaattagctaattttttaatttttgttatagaattatttttttaatttttatttttttagaatttaaaatttacggTTAAGATTTActgtttcaaatttaaaatttatgatttaaaatttagagttcaTAACTtaggataaaagaataaaaatctcAGTCTCTAACTGTTTACTTAATGGATCTGACGTCTCTtgaccattaaaaaataataacgcGATTCTTATCCATTCATTCCATGTAACAAAAAGACCCCTTTTATAGGTTTTCTGTAAAATGGTAATCGAAAAATTCTACATATATTAATAACTCTCCTATGTGAAGTCAATCTATTTGATGGGACTAATAGGTCCTGCATAGTCATAAAAACATCGTCGTTTTAATGCACATTGTTGGTAAAAAAAAGCACATCAAGATGTTAAACTTTTGTCTATCCTAAATTTTGAATCGTACCTGAAGTGATGAACACGACAGAGCAATCAACAAGTTCAATCCATCATTTATGGAAGAAGAAGTCGGTGGGCTTTTCATGCAATAACTCTGGCAATGTTGGCATAGGGGGAAAGAAGTTCACACACCTAACATGTAATTGCGGAGCTTATGTGCTTCTTTTTTAATCTATTACATCATAGAACTTAAATATGTTGTTTTTTAGTTGCAGCTACTTCAAGGTACATAATTATTCACTCTATCTTACAATCTTCTCTGTAATTAGGTTgagtaaaaaataattgtaagTAATTGCAAACTCCATCAACACATTGCAAATATTTAAGAGGCTGGATAAGATCATAACTGAGCATGAACATATGAATATGGGTGTGTAAAAGATAGAAGTTCATGGTAGATTAAGAGAATTGGAGGACAAAATTGAAGAAATAGAGTTTAAGCTATATGATGGAGTTCAAGGAAGAAGATACACAAGTTAACACTATTATTATTGCTGAGTGTCTCATAACTAGGTGGGGGAGGCTTATAAGTCTCGTCCTTAGCACTCTCATAGCTATTATCAATGGAGGAGTCAATCAACTCTACAAGAACATCCCCTGCATCCTCTACAACTGGCTTGCTCACAGGATGATCAAAATACATATACAACTCATTAGTTTTCAAATTCGTCATCTTGTTATCACACATCTGATTAATCTCTTTGTTACCCTTTAGAATGTGGAGGCAGAATTTAAATTAGGGGCAGTGGAGTCTTGCCAAAACATAGTCTTGTACTTTGTATACCCTAGATCCTTAAACACTTTTCTAAGTCCTTAAAATTAACAAAGTCATGTCTAACTTAGAAAATCTATGCACCTTACCATCAAACTAGTAGAGCACTCCATTGTTGTTTCTCTCAAATTGTCCTCCATGGTAAAAACACTGGTATAATCTCATAGGACATCTGCAACATATAAAGGTATACTCATTATAGCACAAATAAATTATAACTATCAAAGATCAATATatctaaaaatgaacaaaaaatctCTCCTTTAAGTAATAATTCAACCCATTCTAACCTAGTGAAAGTGATTGTTCTTCACAAGTgtctaaaaaaatacatatattatattttatagtggtccataataataataataataataataataataataataataataataataataataataatttattcaaataaacaaataaaggaCCATACTGTTGGAGTTTACAAAAGGTTAAAGAATAGAAACTAACCTCGAAGAACTGGCCTATTAACAACGCATCACCTCTTGCGTCAACAAACGTCGTATTACTCTCGCTGTCACGTACTCCCTTACCAACTCATTTTTGTCAGCAATTTCTAGCGGAAAATATGACGGTCTCTAGGGTTCAAGGTAATTGTTTGTGTGAGATGAGGGCAAAGTGTGAGAGTGTACTCTTATGTGTTAAGAGAGAGAATGAGAAGTTTCTTTTAAAAGCTGGATCCAGGGTGCATAAATTGTACAAAGGTCTAATTGTCTCATCAAATGATTTGAGTCCACGTATGAGTTACCGTTACACGTAGAATTTTTCGGCTATCATTTGACAGAAGATCTGCTAGAGGAAGCTTTTTGTCACACGGATTGAATGAATAAAGGTCGCATTGTCATTTTCTAATGGTCAGGGGCGCCTAATCATTTTCTAGCAAGCAGTTATTGACCTAGAAAATAGTTGGTTTGatggtttcttagtttaattcttTAATA is a window from the Arachis hypogaea cultivar Tifrunner chromosome 1, arahy.Tifrunner.gnm2.J5K5, whole genome shotgun sequence genome containing:
- the LOC112695138 gene encoding transcription factor BHLH094 isoform X1, which gives rise to MEGPVINESTFSSANPSSYSLSEIWPATATTFTPIHNHKRKESSPSSSTTTATANHLNDSYGNKHRKLEGSFQEENRAGDSKAEVGASLVAGNKLARQGGGGGGGGGAAKPSCEQPPKQDYIHVRARRGQATDSHSLAERARREKISERMKILQDLVPGCNKVIGKALVLDEIINYIQSLQRQVEFLSMKLEAVNSRLNMNSVVECFPSKDVQVGNQPFDIAGMIFGSQATRGYAQGSQSGWLHMQLGGDFDRVA
- the LOC112695138 gene encoding transcription factor BHLH094 isoform X2, yielding MEGPVINESTFSSANPSSYSLSEIWPATATTFTPIHNHKRKESSPSSSTTTATANHLNDSYGNKHRKLEGSFQEENRAGDSKAEVGASLVAGNKLARQGGGGGGGGGAAKPSCEQPPKQDYIHVRARRGQATDSHSLAERARREKISERMKILQDLVPGCNKVIGKALVLDEIINYIQSLQRQVEFLSMKLEAVNSRLNMNSVVECFPSKDVGNQPFDIAGMIFGSQATRGYAQGSQSGWLHMQLGGDFDRVA
- the LOC112695130 gene encoding probable myosin-binding protein 5 — encoded protein: MATKPFTRFVEQKLGKLPLFLMNVLLEWVLIILLFLDGFIALFANELAVYFELQIPCWLCTRMAHILAHRTPTFYYNNCWCESHKKEISSLFFCTQHKKITDIRKMCERCLFSFASGKDSDSETYKSLLGILQRDLEFFVEDGQKVHLSLKDDGIMQFEKGRIHKCACCGATSTKSSVSKGKTSGAHLRAPAASPRAHPNTASKNEESSGLESPHVRSAALRLLSENEDGSGKTLKIRLREEAKSTSLPPLAEGEEGNSETTPKTTPSFAKGIKFFGESPRSPTFLKGGKFFWLPISDSPSNSPKLSYKKSPLEKTEIATEVAEGSTQSRFFWVPITDSTSTSTSPRWTTRKSLLEKTEQAGDSNEATAQTEGDDPNSLLKRQVHMDHKSLMALCMELDEERNASAIAAKNAMAMITRLQEEKAALQMDALQYQRMMEEQIEYEQENLQATNEMLAKLEEEVKALESECDVYRNKYGALPEEEIKEAQLSHAEAEGGEDNNNNNGENDPKKGVKAEKTYLLGRMLKKPEHKIEVAAESGDQSLQNKNKKPEHKTEVAAESGDQSLQNKNVAEKEKEKEKEIEKEKETGDETNTR